A single Montipora foliosa isolate CH-2021 chromosome 7, ASM3666993v2, whole genome shotgun sequence DNA region contains:
- the LOC138010618 gene encoding holothin acyltransferase-like — protein MALSAARGLASRSSISRLAFTNSRHGFYQTQRNRLLAVANVSYTSLSGTEQFKIRLIKTEKEFKSIIINAMVKEGWGPGLQDAECFMACDPTAGFVGELNGKPICCCTMAKYGDRYAFGGCYIVSDEFRGKGYGEKLYYACMASVKHFPSIALISGLKREEINKRNGFRSVFYGAFFVFNIPTAIGCFSRTLKRSHVKIKRIEEVNMQALFMYDTTVFGFERHAFLSKWLRMASSHARVAIDSEGSIVGYTVARPTFIKESYKIGPLFADSEAIAEKLLKAVFEELLREEVPPLVVCIDAPTEKATKLCERLQGKRSFELVYMVANDLPDACFDKWFGYTTVQFG, from the coding sequence ATGGCCCTTTCCGCAGCTCGTGGTTTGGCTTCTCGCTCCTCAATCAGTCGCTTAGCATTCACCAATTCTCGTCACGGATTTTATCAAACTCAAAGGAACAGACTGCTTGCTGTTGCTAACGTATCCTATACGAGCTTGTCTGGCACGGAGCAGTTCAAAATTCGCCTCATTAAGACAGAAAAGGAGTTCAAAAGTATCATCATAAATGCTATGGTGAAGGAAGGCTGGGGGCCGGGTTTGCAAGATGCTGAATGTTTCATGGCCTGTGATCCAACAGCGGGGTTTGTCGGCGAGTTGAACGGGAAACCTATTTGTTGTTGCACAATGGCAAAATATGGCGACAGGTATGCTTTCGGTGGTTGTTATATCGTGAGCGATGAATTCAGAGGAAAGGGATATGGCGAGAAGTTATATTACGCTTGTATGGCGAGTGTAAAGCATTTTCCCAGCATTGCATTAATTTCGGGTCTGAAGCGGGAGGAAATTAACAAACGCAATGGATTTCGTAGTGTTTTTTATGGAGCATTCTTCGTCTTTAACATTCCAACCGCCATAGGTTGCTTCTCTCGGACATTGAAAAGATCACACGTAAAAATCAAACGCATCGAGGAAGTGAATATGCAAGCGTTATTCATGTATGACACCACGGTGTTTGGCTTTGAACGACATGCGTTCTTGTCCAAATGGCTTCGCATGGCTAGCAGCCATGCACGTGTGGCCATCGATAGTGAAGGCTCTATCGTGGGTTATACGGTGGCTCGACCAACGTTTATCAAAGAGAGTTACAAGATTGGCCCGCTGTTTGCAGATTCAGAGGCAATTGCAGAGAAGTTGTTGAAAGCGGTGTTTGAAGAGCTACTTCGAGAAGAGGTCCCTCCTCTTGTGGTCTGCATTGACGCCCCTACAGAGAAGGCCACGAAACTCTGCGAAAGGCTTCAAGGAAAGAGGTCATTTGAGTTGGTGTACATGGTCGCGAATGATCTCCCTGACGCATGTTTTGATAAATGGTTCGGTTACACCACAGTTCAATTTGGTTAA